From one Cucurbita pepo subsp. pepo cultivar mu-cu-16 chromosome LG17, ASM280686v2, whole genome shotgun sequence genomic stretch:
- the LOC111779143 gene encoding potassium transporter 5-like encodes MEVDRTADNYPDLQDSSDDSTPNLAERKLRRNDSLDVESRTIPGAGSHGHKVASWVVILQLAFQSIGVVYGDIGTSPLYVYASTFTEGIKHNDDVLGVLSLILYTLTFIPLLKYVFFVLQANDNGEGGTFALYSLLCRYAKIGLIPSQQVEDQEVSNFQVAPPTNRQKMASCLKSKLENSRAAKIFLLFATMLGTSMVIGDGVLTPSISVLSAVGGIKNATSTMTQDKIVWISAAILVWLFMVQRFGTHKVGYSFAPIICIWFILIGGIGFYNFIKFDPSVIKAVNPKYIFHYFKRNKMDAWISLGGVVLAITGTEALFADVGHFTVMSIRLSMCCVTYPALVSAYVGQASFLRKHADLVSNTFFESIPGPLYWPTFVVAVLASIVASQAMISGTFSIIQQSLSYGCFPRVKVVHTSSKYEGQVYIPEVNYLLMFACLGVTLGFKDTTRIGNAYGIAVVFVMALTSSFLVLIMIMIWKSHVLIIISYVLTIGLLEFLYLSSVLYKFDQGGYLPLAFAGVLMIIMYIWHDVHRRKYYYELEHKISAQKLKDIASLTTINRVPGLALFYSELVQGIPPIFNHYLVNIPTLQRVLIFVSFKSLPISKVPMEERFLFRRVEPRDINVFRCVVRYGYRDIIHEQESFEQVLVERLKGFIEEELWTLENDDDGRVEEKRRKVEEEIEVVDKAWRDGIVHLIGQNEVVASKGSGFAKRVLIDYAYNALRRNLRQSEEVFYIPRKRMLKVGMTYEL; translated from the exons ATGGAAGTCGATCGGACGGCCGATAACTATCCCGATCTCCAAGACAGCTCCGACGACTCCACCCCTAATCTCGCCGAAAGAAAGCTCCGACGAAATGATTCGTTGGACGTCGAATCCCGCACCATCCCCGGCGCCGGCAGCCATGGCCACAAG GTGGCGAGCTGGGTGGTGATATTGCAATTAGCGTTCCAGAGCATCGGAGTAGTATACGGCGATATCGGAACGTCGCCGTTGTACGTGTATGCAAGTACGTTCACGGAGGGAATCAAGCATAACGACGACGTTTTGGGCGTGCTGTCGTTGATTCTCTACACCCTCACATTCATCCCGTTGCTCAAGTACGTCTTCTTCGTCTTGCAAGCCAACGACAACGGCGAAG GTGGCACATTTGCTTTATACTCCCTCCTCTGCCGATACGCCAAAATCGGGCTGATACCGAGCCAGCAAGTGGAAGATCAAGAGGTGTCGAATTTTCAGGTGGCGCCGCCGACCAACCGCCAGAAAATGGCGTCTTGCCTCAAATCCAAGCTGGAAAACAGCCGCGCCGCCAAGATTTTCTTGCTCTTCGCCACCATGCTTGGCACTTCCATGGTTATCGGCGACGGCGTTCTCACTCCTTCCATCTCAG TTTTGTCCGCTGTCGGAGGAATCAAGAATGCTACCTCGACTATGACACAAG ACAAAATAGTGTGGATATCAGCAGCAATCTTGGTTTGGCTGTTCATGGTGCAAAGATTTGGTACCCATAAAGTTGGATACTCCTTTGCTCCCATTATTTGCATTTGGTTTATACTCATTGGTGGCATTGGCTTCTACAACTTCATTAAATTTGACCCTTCTGTCATCAAAGCTGTCAACCCTAAATACATCTTTCattacttcaaaagaaataaaatggatgCTTGGATCTCTCTCGGCGGCGTCGTTCTTGCTATTACAG GAACTGAAGCTCTATTTGCCGATGTGGGGCACTTCACAGTGATGTCCATAAGACTAAGCATGTGTTGCGTGACCTACCCGGCTCTTGTCTCTGCCTACGTTGGTCAAGCCTCGTTTCTCCGCAAGCATGCTGATCTCGTCTCGAATACCTTTTTCGAATCTATTCCTG GTCCTCTCTATTGGCCTACGTTCGTGGTGGCTGTGCTTGCCTCTATCGTTGCGAGCCAAGCTATGATCTCGGGCACTTtctccatcatccaacagtcGCTCTCCTATGGCTGCTTCCCTAGAGTTAAAGTTGTTCATACTTCTTCCAAGTACGAGGGTCAAGTTTACATCCCGGAAGTTAACTATCTTCTCATGTTTGCTTGTCTTGGAGTCACTTTAGGGTTTAAAGATACGACGAGAATCGGGAATGCCTATG GCATAGCTGTGGTGTTCGTGATGGCACTCACTTCAAGTTTTCTCGTGCTCATCATGATCATGATATGGAAATCGCACGTACTTATTATAATCTCCTATGTTCTAACGATTGGCTTATTGGAATTTCTCTACCTAAGTTCAGTTCTTTACAAGTTCGATCAAGGGGGTTATCTTCCTCTAGCTTTTGCTGGGgttttgatgataataatGTACATTTGGCACGATGTTCATAGAAGAAAATACTACTACGAACTCGAACACAAGATTTCCGCTCAAAAGCTCAAGGACATTGCATCTCTCACAACCATCAATCGTGTCCCTGGTCTCGCCCTGTTCTACTCCGAGCTCGTCCAAGGCATTCCCCCGATCTTCAATCATTATCTCGTCAACATCCCGACTCTCCAAAGGGTCCTTATTTTTGTGTCCTTCAAGTCCCTCCCAATTAGCAAAGTCCCGATGGAAGAGCGATTTCTATTCCGACGAGTTGAGCCTCGTGACATCAATGTGTTTCGTTGTGTGGTTCGATATGGATACAGAGATATCATCCATGAACAAGAGTCGTTCGAGCAAGTACTGGTGGAGAGATTGAAAGGGTTTATCGAAGAGGAGTTGTGGACGTTGGAAAATGATGACGACGGTAGAGTCGAGGAGAAGAGGAGGAAAGTTGAAGAGGAGATAGAGGTGGTGGATAAAGCTTGGAGAGACGGGATTGTTCACTTGATTGGACAAAACGAGGTTGTGGCAAGCAAAGGGTCGGGGTTTGCAAAAAGGGTTTTGATCGATTATGCTTATAACGCATTGAGAAGAAATTTGAGACAAAGTGAAGAGGTCTTTTACATCCCTCGTAAACGTATGCTCAAAGTCGGAATGACTTACGAGCTTTAG
- the LOC111778849 gene encoding homeobox protein LUMINIDEPENDENS-like: MEVVKDDFSNLEIGTSVESFQKFLDSQNDLFRSQVDQLQRVVVTQCKLTGANPLSQEMAAGALSITIGKRPRDLLNPKAVKYMQTVFSIKDALSKKESREISALFGVKVAQVRDFFNSQRSRVRKLVRLSRERSIQSNSCKQLEVGGIATNNDPSMPIDAVPLNSDALVPLNSDAPIPLNSEAPVPLNFATPVPLNTIEPSNVDNGPSCSTQDSKLSDIDGIDKHFVQTIFSMMQKEETFSGQVKLMEWILQIQNSSVLCWFLTKDGAIILATWLSQAAAEEQTSLLHVILEVFCHLPLHKALPMHISAILQSVNNLRFYRTSDISNRARFLISRWSKLLIRSQALKKPNGMKLLTNSQTDMILKQSIGGITSDESWKSNIDIPENFGNPSVNVDNMRRFSFLHYGRCIDLSMLVNGVFKDNFLSWLIGFRERRKVQMVEQPEQKVAGRNLQAPRTPASQGRPMSTDDIQKAKMRAQFMQSKYGKTGISNGRTHTKSENVNKPLHSSASSPASKISLRPKCEDQKKAMVLLPKNSNKVETPLHSKIEVEFKDSLGETCKRVQIQWRMPPEMKFNDLWRVGGGDNSKEAGFQKNRNSREKETFYKTILEIPPNPKEPWDLEMDYDDSLTPEILTEQLPDNESSEPEIRNCVVDGAVPSEVISSQDLKPNAAADEPDLELLAVLLKNPELVYALTSSQAGNLPAQETVKLLDMIKAGVANGVNGMEKTLEKVEVSLPSPTPSSDAGTSGWKPAVFKNPFSQRDSIAESRVALPSPPVDTSSIAVPSPPVDTSSIAVSRMPPVSQQLPASVSQFSLGLQPNHVVDSHQHQHQQGVLNPNVRLPNSEKALALRSFPITKLPVVNLSTAAASSVRIEGGNVAKPVSFASSTLERVPISFQSPPSPTPTRMPPIQQQRQQPQLQPYRSEHPHQTRVNISSSSAEKSATGLGSWRPRLQDIGSHYNSGGNQNNESKYVRGPMAGRGGPSWGRNEFESWSPENSPVRTQEYSRADRSYGAAEQQRQSSSPYGYGEQSRHGNNSRRWHDRQY; this comes from the exons ATGGAGGTTGTGAAGGATGATTTCTCCAATTTGGAGATTGGGACTTCGGTCGAGTCATTTCAGAAGTTTTTGGACTCCCAAAATGATCTATTTCGCTCCCAGGTCGATCAACTCCAGAGAGTTGTTGTTACGCAGTGCAAACTCACAGGCGCCAACCCGCTCTCTCAAGAGATG GCTGCTGGTGCTTTGTCAATTACGATTG GAAAAAGACCCCGAGACCTTCTCAACCCCAAGGCTGTAAAGTATATGCAAActgttttttctattaaagATGCACTTAGTAAGAAAGAATCACGAGAAATCAGTGCCTTATTTGGTGTCAAAGTTGCACAG GTCcgtgatttttttaatagtcaACGTTCAAGGGTGAGGAAACTAGTCCGTTTGTCACGGGAACGATCCATCCAATCTAATTCTTGCAAACAACTTGAAGTTGGAGGGATTGCAACGAACAACGATCCCAGTATGCCAATTGATGCAGTTCCTTTGAACTCTGATGCATTGGTTCCCTTGAACTCTGATGCACCAATTCCATTGAACTCTGAAGCTCCGGTTCCTTTAAATTTTGCTACACCAGTTCCCTTAAACACTATTGAACCCAGTAATGTCGATAATGGACCATCGTGTTCAACACAGGATAGTAAACTATCTGACATAGATGGTATTGATAAGCATTTTGTTCAAACTATATTCAGTATGATGCAGAAGGAAGAAACGTTTTCTGGTCAGGTGAAATTGATGGAATGGATCTTGCAGATACAAAATTCTTCAGTGCTATGTTG GTTCTTGACTAAAGATGGTGCAATTATTTTAGCAACTTGGTTAAGCCAAGCTGCTGCTGAAGAGCAAACAAGTCTCCTTCATGTAATCCTTGAG gTTTTTTGTCACTTGCCTTTACATAAGGCTCTTCCTATGCATATTTCAGCGATACTCCAAAGTGTTAATAACTTGCGATTTTACAGAACTTCAG ATATATCAAACAGGGCAAGGTTCTTAATATCAAGATGGAGCAAATTGTTGATAAGATCTCAAGCATTAAAAAAGCCCAATGGCATGAAACTTCTGACCAATTCACAAACTGATATGATTCTGAAACAGAG TATTGGAGGCATTACGAGTGATGAGTCATGGAAGTCAAATATTGACATACCT GAAAATTTCGGTAATCCTAGTGTAAATGTAGATAACATGAG aagattttctttcttgcaCTATGGACGTTGCATTGATCTGTCCATGTTAGTAAATGGAGTGTTCAAAGATAATTTCCTTAGCTGGTTAATAGGATTCAGAGAACGCAGGAAAGTTCAGATGGTAGAACAGCCGGAACAGAAAGTTGCTGGCAGAAACTTGCAGGCTCCAAGAACTCCTGCAAGTCAAGGTCGGCCGATGTCTACCGATGATATTCAGAAAGCAAAAATGCGGGCACAATTTATGCAGAGCAAGTATGGGAAGACTGGTATATCTAATGGACGTACGCATACGAAGTCTGAGAATGTAAACAAACCATTACATTCCAGTGCATCATCTCCAGCatccaaaatctctcttcGTCCCAAATGTGAGGACCAGAAAAAGGCCATGGTGCTGCTTCCAAAAAACAGTAATAAGGTTGAAACGCCGCTTCATTCAAAGATTGAAGTGGAGTTCAAGGATTCACTCGGGGAGACATGCAAGAGGGTCCAGATCCAATGGCGGATGCCTCCag aaatgaaattcaatGATCTCTGGAGGGTAGGTGGTGGCGACAATAGTAAAGAGGCTGGATTCCAAAAAAATAGGAACTCTAGAGAGAAGGAAACTTTCTACAAAACCATCCTTGAGATACCACCAAATCCCAAGGAACCATGGGACCTCGAAATGGACTATGACGACTCCTTGACTCCTGAAATTCTGACCGAGCAATTGCCTGATAATGAAAGTTCAGAACCCGAGATTCGAAATTGTGTGGTGGATGGTGCTGTTCCATCAGAGGTGATCTCATCTCAGGATCTCAAGCCAAATGCAGCTGCTGATGAACCAGATCTTGAGTTGCTTGCTGTACTTCTGAAAAATCCAGAATTAGTTTATGCCCTCACTTCTAGCCAAGCAGGCAATTTGCCTGCCCAGGAAACTGTAAAACTGTTGGATATGATTAAAGCAGGTGTGGCTAATGGCGTAAACGGGATGGAAAAGACACTGGAGAAAGTTGAAGTTTCTCTTCCATCTCCTACTCCTTCGAGCGATGCTGGAACG AGTGGATGGAAGCCCGCAGTCTTCAAGAATCCTTTTTCACAGCGAGATTCCATTGCAGAAAGCAGAGTAGCACTCCCTTCCCCACCAGTTGATACTTCAAGCATTGCAGTNCCTTCCCCACCAGTTGATACTTCAAGCATTGCAGTGTCACGTATGCCACCAGTGTCCCAGCAGCTACCTGCATCAGTTTCTCAGTTTTCACTCGGGCTCCAACCGAATCACGTAGTTGACTCTCACCAACACCAACACCAACAGGGCGTTTTAAATCCGAATGTTCGGTTACCGAACTCAGAAAAAGCCTTAGCATTGAGGAGTTTTCCTATCACCAAACTACCCGTTGTTAATCTATCAACAGCAGCTGCCTCTTCAGTGAGGATTGAAGGTGGAAATGTTGCAAAACCTGTTTCATTTGCATCAAGTACACTAGAAAGAGTACCAATCTCATTCCAATCACCACCTTCCCCAACCCCAACACGAATGCCACCAATACAGCAGCAACGACAGCAGCCACAGCTACAACCATATCGGTCAGAGCATCCGCATCAAACTCGTGTAAatatctcatcatcatctgcCGAGAAATCAGCCACTGGTTTAGGTTCATGGAGACCAAGGCTGCAAGACATTGGTTCCCACTATAACAGTGGAGGTAACCAAAATAACGAAAGTAAATATGTTAGAGGTCCCATGGCGGGAAGAGGAGGGCCTTCATGGGGGAGAAATGAATTTGAATCATGGAGTCCAGAGAACAGTCCGGTAAGAACTCAAGAGTACAGCAGGGCAGACAGAAGCTATGGGGCTGCTGAGCAGCAGAGACAAAGCAGCAGTCCTTATGGATATGGAGAGCAAAGCAGACATGGAAACAACAGCAGAAGGTGGCATGATCGGCAATATTGA